A stretch of Saccharothrix texasensis DNA encodes these proteins:
- a CDS encoding acyl-CoA carboxylase subunit epsilon: MSAAPHLRVVRGNPDDVELAAVTAVVVGLATAGGPVENAPRRSAWSDKSRQVRRPLPHGPGAWRTSGLPY; encoded by the coding sequence GTGAGCGCGGCGCCGCACCTCCGGGTGGTCCGGGGCAACCCGGACGACGTCGAGTTGGCCGCCGTGACGGCGGTCGTGGTCGGCCTGGCAACGGCCGGCGGTCCCGTCGAGAACGCACCTCGCCGTTCGGCGTGGTCGGACAAGTCACGGCAGGTGCGGCGCCCGCTGCCGCACGGCCCCGGCGCGTGGCGGACCTCCGGCCTGCCGTACTGA